Proteins encoded by one window of Bradyrhizobium sp. B097:
- a CDS encoding SRPBCC family protein has product MSKPDYVYVTYIETTAEKLWHALTSSDFTERFWFGYRVSSDWKVGSPYCLIKDGSRSVQGEVLIADPPNRLAYSWDVVKEGHAREQVSRVTFDIEPHGGVVKLTVTHDNLGPKTLRDISGGWPMVIASLKSFLETGRELPAELLTSGAREAYHA; this is encoded by the coding sequence ATGAGTAAGCCGGACTACGTCTACGTCACCTATATCGAGACCACCGCCGAGAAGCTGTGGCACGCGCTGACATCGAGCGACTTCACCGAACGCTTCTGGTTCGGCTATCGGGTCAGCTCGGACTGGAAGGTCGGCTCGCCCTATTGTTTGATCAAGGACGGCAGCCGCAGCGTGCAGGGCGAGGTGCTGATCGCCGATCCGCCGAACAGGCTCGCCTATAGCTGGGACGTGGTGAAGGAAGGTCATGCGCGCGAGCAGGTCTCGCGCGTGACCTTCGACATCGAACCGCACGGCGGGGTCGTCAAGCTGACCGTGACACACGACAACCTCGGTCCGAAGACGCTGCGCGACATCTCCGGCGGCTGGCCGATGGTCATCGCGAGCCTGAAGAGTTTCCTGGAGACCGGGCGCGAACTGCCGGCCGAGCTGCTGACGAGCGGCGCCAGGGAGGCCTACCATGCCTAA
- a CDS encoding SRPBCC family protein, protein MPKPEFVYVTYIETTPDRLWEALTNSSFTRQYWFDTELKSDWKVGSPLALVTGGETTDTGEILEADPPRRLAYTFKHVRDEEMRKEPATKVVFTLEPHGKIVKLTVTHEGFGVGSKLLDGISRGWPAILSGLKSLLETGKTVTIPPAALGIDGFE, encoded by the coding sequence ATGCCTAAGCCCGAATTCGTCTACGTCACCTATATCGAAACCACGCCGGACAGACTGTGGGAGGCGCTGACCAACAGCAGCTTCACCCGGCAGTACTGGTTCGACACCGAGCTGAAATCGGACTGGAAGGTCGGCTCGCCGCTCGCGCTGGTGACGGGCGGCGAGACCACCGACACCGGCGAAATCCTCGAGGCCGATCCGCCGCGGCGTCTCGCCTACACCTTCAAGCACGTGCGCGACGAGGAGATGCGCAAGGAGCCGGCGACCAAGGTGGTCTTCACGCTCGAGCCGCATGGCAAGATCGTGAAGCTGACCGTGACCCATGAGGGCTTCGGCGTGGGCAGCAAGCTGCTCGACGGCATTTCCAGGGGCTGGCCGGCGATCCTGTCCGGGCTCAAGAGCCTGCTCGAGACCGGCAAGACGGTCACGATCCCGCCTGCCGCACTCGGGATCGACGGCTTCGAATGA
- a CDS encoding SRPBCC family protein produces MNIEKFKPAIVYAIYIAATPEKVWQALTNAELSRQYFSGNAVEVDLRVGGAYIVRTPDGALHISGEVIACDPLKRLTVTFNVNWPQLVEKLGPTLVTYEIEQAGDGVKLTLLQSHDRPISDDILSGGRTGWPAILSSLKSLLETGKAMVIPMQPPQRMLAALKELGIPMPG; encoded by the coding sequence ATGAACATCGAGAAATTCAAGCCGGCGATCGTCTATGCGATCTACATCGCCGCCACGCCGGAGAAGGTATGGCAGGCACTGACGAATGCCGAATTGAGCCGGCAATATTTCTCCGGCAACGCGGTCGAGGTCGACCTTCGGGTCGGCGGCGCCTACATCGTGCGCACGCCCGACGGCGCGCTGCACATCTCCGGTGAGGTGATCGCGTGCGATCCGTTGAAGCGGCTGACCGTCACCTTCAACGTCAACTGGCCGCAGCTCGTCGAAAAGCTCGGGCCGACGCTCGTCACCTACGAGATCGAGCAAGCCGGCGACGGCGTGAAGCTGACCTTGCTGCAATCGCATGACCGCCCGATCAGCGACGACATCCTGTCCGGCGGCCGCACCGGCTGGCCGGCGATCCTCTCCAGTCTGAAGAGCCTGCTGGAGACCGGCAAGGCCATGGTGATCCCGATGCAGCCGCCGCAGCGCATGCTGGCCGCGTTGAAGGAACTGGGAATTCCGATGCCAGGGTAG